Part of the Brassica oleracea var. oleracea cultivar TO1000 chromosome C8, BOL, whole genome shotgun sequence genome is shown below.
TTCAGTTCATGGGCTTTGAAACTCGTCTTATTGGGCCGTATTTGTCTGAAGCCCATTACGTTAAACCCTTGGCTTCAGTCTCTGTTTCTTCACTGACCACCACCACGGCGGCAACTCACCGATCAATCAATTCTCCCCCGCTGCTTATCTCACCGTACCTATCTCCGTAGCTCGCCGGAGCTCCATCAAGAAACAAAAAATGACGTGGCTGAGCCGGGCGGTTCCCTTTCGATACTTAACATCCAACCGAAGACTTCAAAAACCGCCATGGATGACATACCCAGCTGCCTTCTACTCGGATTCCGCGGAGAAGAAAGGAAAAGTCACGCCTTTGCAGGTCAATTCCTCATCTACTCACTTCCTCAGCAGATAAAGACTCTCTCTTTTGCCTTCTTCTACTAACTTTTTTTGTTGTGCAGGAGACTAGAATGAGAGATAGGTTTACTCTGTACGCACGTGGCGGCGAAGGTGGCAATGGTTGTTCCAGCCTCCGCCGTAGCCGTACTGATCGCTTCGGAAAACCTGATGGTAAGGAAACTTGTCTCAAATCCGACAACAACATTTTCATTTTGGGGCTGTAGACTTTAGACGCTTTAGTAAAAGAATATGTAATTTTCTTCAAAAAAAATTAGAGGCGAATGTTTCAGATTTGGTGTATTTAGAATTTGAATGTGGATGTGTCTGAAAAATGCCAACACGTTTGGTTTTGAAAGGTTTTAAACTTTTTGATTGTTGAAAGAATGTTGAATGTTAATGTAATTGGAGTTTGTTTTGTTCAGGTGGAAATGGTGGGAGAGGAGGTGATGTGATATTAGAATGCACACACGCTGTTTGGGATTTTAGCGGATTACAACCTCATGTTGTAAGTTTATGTCTCTCTGCCTTTATCCGTGCTTTTCGAGGAATGTGTCTGATGGTAACTTGTCTTAACCTTTTTATGAGTTTTGAAGAAAGGTGGGAAAGCTGGACATGGAACTTCCAAGAACAGGATTGGTAACAGAGGAGAAGACAAGGTTTATTTATGTATCTCTCTCACTCACTAGTGTTCCTCTGCTTCTCTGTTCTTCTTTTTGTCGTTCCGCTTATTTATGTCCACCACAGGTCCTCCAAGTCCCCATTGGGACAGTGATACATCTTCAAGAGGGTGAGCTTCCATCTCAGATTCAAGTCGGCTCTCCCAAGAGTTCGGATCCATGGGACCTTCCCGGCACACTTGTTGATGACCCTGCATCAGATGAAAACTCTGACGTCGATCAAGATTCTTCTGTTCAAGTTGAACCTGAGGAAGAGAGTGTAGCAATGCATGTAGACATGGAAAAAGAAACTGATTTTGATGAAGACGATGAAGAAGGACAAGTCAGGTATAACGTCGCAGAACTAACAGAAGAAGGTCAGAGCATAATCATCGCACGTGGCGGTGAAGGAGGTTTAGGTAACGTCTCCGCTACACGTTACTTAAGAGGCACCAAGTTCGCTAAAACCTCCACGTTGAGGACAATGGAAGGCGACTCTGACGATGAAGATGGTAATGGTCAACGCACAAGTATTAAATGCGGCTCGCTCGGTGCAGAGTCTGTACTGATACTAGAACTTAAAAGCATCGCCGACGTTGGTCTAGTCGGGATGCCAAACGCCGGAAAAAGCACGCTCCTCGGCGCGCTCTCGCGCGCCAAGCCACGCGTAGGCCACTACGCGTTCACGACGCTCCGTCCCAACTTAGGAAACGTGAACTACGATGACTTCTCAGTCACGGTAGCTGACATTCCAGGGCTGATCAAAGGAGCTCATCAGAACAGAGGGCTAGGGCATAACTTTCTACGTCACATCGAGCGGACCAAAGTGCTGGCTTACGTCGTGGACTTAGCCTCGGGGCTAGACGGCTGCGAAGGTGTGACGCCGTGGCAGCAGCTGAGGGATCTGGTGATGGAGCTTGAGTACCATGAAGAAGGGTTGTCTGATAGGTCGTCTTTGATCGTGGCGAACAAGATCGATGAGGACGGTGCTGATGAGAGGTTGGAGGAGCTTGAGAGGAGGGTGAGAGGAGTGAGGATATTTCCGGTTTGTGCGGTTCTTGAAGAAGGTGTGGCTGAGCTGAAAAATGGTTTGAAAATGCTTGTGAACGGTGATGGTGAGGGATCAGAGAGGTTAAAGTTAGAGAATATCTCTGTTGACTAGTTTAGTTTTGTATCTCTTTTGAGTTATTACTATTTCTTGGAAATTATAGGCCACATTATTACGTACCTTAATCCAATGCGCCACCATACATATAATATGATCTGGAGTTGCATATATGTTATGAACTTCAACTTTATCCAAATCAATCTTTATATATTTATTTTTTGTCAAGAACAAATTTTATCATAATATTTTGATTAGTTGAAGAACGTAGACAAGTATCTTGGGTCATGGACGATCTAATAAGAGAAATAAAAAGTATTTTATATTTATATTGTCAAAATAAAAAGTATTTTCGCCACCAAAAAATTACTATGTCAAGAATATGAAAGAGGCATGATTCATGCCTCTTATTTTGGTCGGCTGCCGTTTACAAATAAAATCGCAATTCTTTGTTGCGTATACGACTTTTTTTTCTTATTCCCAATAATTTGACGTGCTCCATATATTTTTGATACTGGTAGAACAAATCTAAGATAGTAGAAAAAGAAATCAGTAGATAAGCTGGTGTTATTTAACCTCAATATTTTTTAAATGTTAATTCTTATTTTTATTTAGATGCTTAACTGCATCAAATGATGTATTATAGAGGCAAATAAATTTAACAAGTTTAAAAGACAATATTTTAGTTTAAGAAAATATTTATCAGATTCTCACTATAATAATTTAAGGATTTTGATAAAATAAATGAAAACACTACGAATTTGATGATCTTTTTGGTTGAAATGATTAATGCTCTGTGTGGTAGATAACTTCTTCCAAGAAAATTTATTTGATTCTATCCATACACGAAATGACACGTATGTGGTGGATACAAACACTAAACACTGAATATTTCTATCTTTTTTGGCATCTATATTTCTCTTCTTCTATAAATAGTGGCAGTTCCATATGTTCAAACCACAGCAAATAAAAGCATCAAAAGAAGAAGACAAAAAACAAATTTCAAGTTTTAAACCAAAGAGAAGTAAGAGAAGCAATGGCAGGTTCTAACTGTGGATGTGGTTCCGCTTGCAAATGTGGTGACTCTTGCAGGTAAACACTAGAACTTATCTTATATACACGATGTGGTTGCTTAATTAGTCCTTAATTTCCATATCATATTAGTTATCAAAATCTCAATCTTTTTGTGTGTGTCTGGTGAAGTTGCGAGAAGAACTACAACACGGAGTGCGATAACTGCAGCTGTGGATCAAACTGCAGCTGCGGCGACAGCTGCAGCTGTTGAAGGTGTTGTGGTGTAGATCATATGCATGCATGAAAACTGGGGGAAAAGTGTTTATGATGTTAAGAGATATGTGTGTGTTTGAATAAAGGTTTGGCATGATGTTGCCTTGTTGTCTAATAGCTCTCTTAACCTTGACTTTTTCTCTGTATTTGGTGTTTATTGTGTAATGTTTCATTTGTAACGTAAGAAAAAAAATATCTATTGACTTTTGTGATTATAAAAATATTAAGTTTTGTCTAAGCTTCTTTCTCTCTATATTTAGAAAATAGGGTTAATTAGATTTATGACCATGCACAATCATTTCAATGACGATATGGTTAAATACCATGGGTTAAGTATATTTCTTTTTCGCATTAGTGTTGCATTCCCAATAAATTAGTTCTGTTTAAATACGAAATTATAAAGAAATAATGAATTTGAAAACCAAATCAAATATAAGTAGCTAAACCAATTCGAAAACGAGAATTCGGCCAAGAAAAACCTCAACTTTGCACGAATTGCCAAAAGAAACATAAACTTTTGGGCTGACCAAAAAAACACCAAACTTTCATTGACTTTAGAATTAATTAACAACTAGATTTTGACCCGCGCTTTAAAAGCGCGGGACCATTTTTTTTTTTTTCAATTGACAAATATTTAGTAAATGCCATATTTCATATATTTGTGTTTTATTTTATAAAAGACTTAAACTTTTTATATTCTTTGTACGAATTGCCAAAAGAAACATGAACTTTTGAGCTGACCAAAAAAACACTAAACTTTCATTGACTTTAGAATTAATTAACAATTTTTTCGCTGACTTGCCAATTTAGCACGCCGTCAACAAATTTAACAGAAATATTTGACGTCGTTTATTGTTGGCGTTAAGTGAAACGACGTCGTTTTCAAATGATGTAAAACGATCGTTTTACATGGCAAATGGCAAAGTATTTTACCACTGGGCTACTGGCACTTTCAATGTACTTACTAACATGTTTACTTTTATTTGGTACATATTAAATATAAAAAATTCTCTAAAAACTTAATAAGATCTTTAAAATTCCAAAAAAATTAAAAAAATAAAGAAGATTTTAATAAAATTAATATAGAAATTAAAATTAAAAATAAAATTTTATTTTTCTTTTTAAAAAATAAAAACTCTTCCAAAATTTTCTAAAAACTTAAAAAGATCCTTAAAATTCAAAAAAATTGAAAAAATAAAGAATTTTTTTATAAAATTAATTTTGAAATTAAAATAGAAAATAAAATAAATTTTTTTCTTTTCAATTCTTGAAAAGTTCATGTTTTTTTGAAAAGAAAAAATAAAATTTTATTTTCTATTTTAATTTCAAAATTAATTTTATAAAAAATTTCTTTATTTTTTTAATTTTTTGGAATTTTAAAGATCTTTTTAAGTTTTTAGAAAATTTTGGAAGAGTTTTTTATTTTTTTAAAAGAAAAATAAAATTTTATTATAAATTTTAATTTCTAATTTAATTTTATAAAAATCTTCTTAATTTTTTTAATTTTTTTTGGAGTTTTAAAGATCTTATTAAGTTTTTAGAGAATTTTTTATATTTAATATGTACCAAATAAAAGTAAACATGTTAGTAAGTACATTGAAAGTGCCAGTAGCCCAGTGGTAAAATACATTGCCATTTGACCAACCAACCTGGGTTCGAATCCAGAGGTCTACATATTTTTAATTTCAAATCATGTAAAACGACGTCGTTTCACTTAACGCCAACAATAAACGACGTCAAATATTTCTGTTAAATTTGTTGACGGCGTACTAAATTGGCAAGTCAGCGAAAACATTGTTAATTAATTCTAAAGTCAATGAAAATTTGGTGTTTTTTTTGTCAGCACAAAATTTATGTTTCTTTTGGCAATTCGTGCAAAGTTGAGGTTTTTTTTGGCCGAATTCTCATTCGAAAACAGAACAAAATGCTACCAAGATCATCATTGAGTATGCCAACTTCATTTGTAGTTAAACAAAAAGAGATTGGGCTAACCATTAGAAAATAGGAATTAAAGACAAGTCCAACATTAGTAATAGTTGACGGGATGTGGTAGCTCGTTTGGTAAGAGCCTTGGGGGCCAATTGTCATGCTCCCGGGTTTGACGCCAGGCGGAGGGGAACTGCCCATCCTGTCATCAAATGCGGTACTGGGTGTTGGGCCTTGTCCCCAGCCCAGGTAAAGCCCTTCCGGGTGAAGTGGACCGCTGCCTAACCGGGCCCAGGGGAATGACCCACGTAAGTGGGAAACCCCTGGATTATCAAAAAAAAAAAAAAAAAAAACATGTAATAGTTATGGGATAATATAGAAACTATTAACACGTACTTTTACAAACAAAAAAAAAAACTATTAACACGTTTTGATGTCGAGTGTCTTGAGACATGAGGAATGGCCTTGTCGGCGCAAGTTCTAAGCCTGATGCAAGAGGTGGATGCTATGGGTAAATCTTATATGCTTACTAATATAACCCCAAGTGTTTAAAATAGCCTTAAATATCAAATTTGATGGATAAAGAAACAGATTATCTTCTAGATTAGGATAATTGATAACGTTCGGATTAACCAAAAATTAAACTGCGCATGATATGGATTAAATTGAGTAAATTGTTTATAAAAAATCTGTTTTCATAAGATATATTTATTTATCACAGAAAATCTTCTTTAATCTTCACGGAGGACACAGAACGGATTGTGAACACCATCAAGAAATGGATATAAGTTGTTGCGGCGATTACTCTGATGCTTCCCCGGTGGCGGAAATGGCAACGGAGAGCGAATGGTTCGCGTTGAGGCTTCTGTGCGTCGTCTTCTTCTTCTTCAGCTCTGTTTTATTATTGTGTTACTTCCTATACCCGAAACTGCCGAAGGCGGCAGCCGGAGATGAGGAATCCGGTGAGCCGCTTCCACCGGCGATGATACTCGGGAAGATAGGCGGCGGCGGGATCACGACGGATGTTTGCGTGATATGTTTGGAGGAGTTTAGGAGAAACGACGCCGTTAGGGTTTTGGTGACATGCAGGCACGTGTTTCACGTTCAATGTATAGATTCTTGGTGTCTGTATAAGTTGGCATGTCCGGTTTGCAGAGCTCCTTTCCGGGTATTTGGTGAATGGTAATTATTTTAGGAGCACCGAAGTTTAGGGTTTATGTTCTGTAAAAATGATGAGAGGTTTAATTTGTAAATATTTACTGTATATAGATAGATGTATTTATTTTAAAAAAAAATTAAAGCACTGATCAGTAAATTTTTTTTTTTTTTTAACACCAAATGCTTATATTAAAACTAAATGTCCAATGGACTAAGTCGGTTACAACTAGAGAGGTTCTCGATGTTAAACTGATAAGCAAAAATAACTAAGACATGACAAAAGATAGATGTAGCTAAGGAAAGAAGAGACCCGTAGAGAAGCTTCACTTGTAATCCTAAAGCCCGCGTTAAAAGAAACGCAAAGAAGTCGAATTCGACGTTGAAAAACCCAATCAATGGGTTTTGAGAACAAGAAGTCTGTGAACATCTGTACATAGCTGCTCCAGTGAGATGTCGACTCTGTGAAGATCAGTAAAGTCTAAATAGTAAATACTCACAGGCACAACGATGAAGACGAAACAAACAAATGAAAACACAACATATATATCAATATCATATATATATATATATATATATTTGAGTGATTTTGACCCTGTTTATAATAACTCGATATATAGCTTGGTTTGGTTGTTTGTATATCTAATCTTGTGCTTTGAGAAAATTTCTCCAGCTTTATAACAATATAGTTTAAGATTTCAATAGTGATTGGGAGTGGTGGAACCATATAGTCTCTTAAAAATATGACAAACTATTTTCTACCACCAAGTTGGGTTCGATAGCTTTCAATAAATTACTCGTTCCATCTTAGACTTAATATTTTCCGCCATTTATGTTAAAAAATGATGTGTAGCTCGTTTACTATCTACAAGTGACGTTTCCAGAAGTTGACATTGCAAATTCTTTAGTTTCAGTATTCATAACAAATATATAGTTAATTATATATGACTTTATAATGTTTCAAGAGTTTTTGGTAGTTGTTAATATTTCATTTGGTTGCGAACTGAGAAGCAGTCGAGGATGAAGACTCTCAACAAGCTTATGTTAGTCGCTTGCGCAACTTTCTCCATTATACATCTTGTTATGTCTCAAAATCAACAAGGTATTTTTGCTATCTTTCATTTATTCTTTTTTTTCCTTCAAATTTTAATGGATATATATGTATGTTTTAACCATAAAAGACTCAAATAACCACAACACTGAATGTAACTGACTCTTCTAATGGCTACGCCCCACCACGAGATGCAATTACCACCGCCGCCATACCGACTAATGCCAGTGAGCCTTTAACTATTATCTGGAGTTTGGAAACCTCCGATGATGAAACGTATGGTTACCTTTACTTCGCCGAGATCCAACAACTGCGGGCCAATGAAACTAGAGAATTTAAAATTGTGGCGAATGGTAGAGTTGACTACGATTCTTATAGTCCTATGAACTTTGAAGCAGACACTGTATTCAACCACGTATCGCTTAAATGTGAAGGAGCTGTATGTCGTTTACAGCTGCTCAGAACACCCAAGTCAACTCTTCCACCTCAA
Proteins encoded:
- the LOC106310594 gene encoding probable GTP-binding protein OBGM, mitochondrial; its protein translation is MTWLSRAVPFRYLTSNRRLQKPPWMTYPAAFYSDSAEKKGKVTPLQETRMRDRFTLYARGGEGGNGCSSLRRSRTDRFGKPDGGNGGRGGDVILECTHAVWDFSGLQPHVKGGKAGHGTSKNRIGNRGEDKVLQVPIGTVIHLQEGELPSQIQVGSPKSSDPWDLPGTLVDDPASDENSDVDQDSSVQVEPEEESVAMHVDMEKETDFDEDDEEGQVRYNVAELTEEGQSIIIARGGEGGLGNVSATRYLRGTKFAKTSTLRTMEGDSDDEDGNGQRTSIKCGSLGAESVLILELKSIADVGLVGMPNAGKSTLLGALSRAKPRVGHYAFTTLRPNLGNVNYDDFSVTVADIPGLIKGAHQNRGLGHNFLRHIERTKVLAYVVDLASGLDGCEGVTPWQQLRDLVMELEYHEEGLSDRSSLIVANKIDEDGADERLEELERRVRGVRIFPVCAVLEEGVAELKNGLKMLVNGDGEGSERLKLENISVD